In Legionellales bacterium, the genomic window CGTTTTATCGTCTGCTTGGTAAGCATGATACGTTGATGTGCTTGGTTGAAACTTGCGTTACATTGAAAATATTCAAAAAACGTCGAACTCATGCCAAAAAGAGTCACGCTTATACAAAAGGTCTGCTTGAATTGATAAATATGGTTGGAGAGTACAAGATTTCCTCCACGGAAAATAGAAACATCGAACTTAGTGATACTGAACGCAACAAGTTGGCATTAGCGATCGACTCAGACGTCATGCCAATATTTAGAAAAGTTGTACGTGACCATCTGATCTCACTAATAAGTGTTCAAACTGTTTAAATGATTTATTAAGAGGTGATCCATGACAACATTGTATATTTGCGAAAAACCATCACAGGCTAGAGACATTGCAAGAGTGGTTGGTGCGCATGAACGTCAAGAAGGGTACATACAGGGTGATGACATAAAGGTCACATGGTGCTTGGGACATTTACTAGAGCTGGCTCCACCTGATAGCTACTGTGAAAACATTAAACCTTGGCGCATGGATGTGTTACCTATACTACCTAAGGAATGGCAGCTTATACCCAATAAAAAAACGAAATCTCAACTCAGCATTATTAAAAAACTATTAAAACAAAGTGATTGTGTCATTATTGCGACAGACGCGGATCGTGAAGGTGATGTCATTGGTCGAGAGTTGCTAGATTATTTTCATTACGATGGCGAAGTTAAACGATTATGGTTATCAGCTTTGGATGACAGCTCAATAATGAAAGCCTTATCAAATATTAGATCTGGTGATTCCACTTATCCACTCTATCTTGCAGGACTTGGGCGGCAACGTGCCGACTGGGCTATTGGCATGAATATGACCATGGCTACAAGCTGTCTATATGGCATAAGAGGTCAGGGTGTATTATCTGTCGGACGTGTTCAAACACCAGCACTTGGTTTAATTGTGAAAAGAGACTTGGAAATTGAAAATTTTAAACCAAAAGATTATTTTGACCTCCATGCACTGTTTAACTCAGCTAATGGTGAATTTAATGCAAAATGGATTGTGCCAGAAGATTTGTCTGATGAAGAAGGAAGGTGCCTCAATAAATCTAACGTCGATACCATAATCAACAAACTCAATGGGGAGAGTGGTGTTGTAAAGCATTTTAGTAATATAGACAAAAAGACGTCCCCACCAACCTGCTTTTCATTGTCAGGATTACAGAAACTATGTAGTAGCAAATTGGGTCTAACAGCAAAGCAAACACTGCAAATAGCCCAATCTCTATATGAAAAGCATAAGGCTACAACCTATCCAAGAACCGACTCAGGTTATTTACCAGAAGAACAATTTTCAGATGCGTCTAATATCTTGGAAACACTTTCCAATACTGATGAGTCCATCAAAGAATTAATTAATGAATGTGACGCATCACTCAAGTCTCCAACTTGGAATGACAAAAAGGTTACTGCTCACCATGGGATAATTCCTACTAATCATTCAAATATTGCACTGTCAGACATGAGCGAAGATGAGTTTAAGGTCTATGATTTAATACGACGTTATTATATTGCTCAGTTTTTGGGTAATTATGAATATCAGCAAAGGAGGGTAGAAGTTGACTGTGCTGGTGAGGTTTTTAAATCAAGTTACAACGAACCGCTTAAACCAGGATGGAAACGTGCTCTCAATATAGAACAAATTGAAGATGGAAATGAAGAAAATGGTACAACCATCCCATTCTTGAAAGAAGATCAATCCGTTGATTTAAAATCAACAGATATTAAAGCGAAGCAAACAAAACCACCCTCAAGGTTTACTGAGGGCACCCTGATATCATCCATGAAAAATATTGCAAAATTTGTCAATGAACCAGAGATGAAGAAAATATTGCGAGATACCTCCGGTATCGGCACGGAAGCCACTAGGGCAGATATTATAGAAAAACTTATCAATCGAGGATTTATTGAACGCAAGAAAAAGCAACTTATATCAACCAAGCGTGGCAGATCACTTATAGATATAGTGCCTGAACAAATGAAGAATCCTGCTACAACAGCATTGTGGGAACAAGAATTAGATAATATTGCTGAAGGGAAGGGCGAGTTAAGCGAGTTCTTACTTGACCAAGAAGAAGTACTAGAGTTTATGCTGGAAGACCTATCAAGCATGCGTGAATTGAAAGCAAAAACGTTTGATACCGGTGTTATTCATCCCTGTCCAAAATGTAAATCCCCTCTTATTAAGCGGAAAGGTAAAAATGGATATTTCTGGGGTTGCTCACGCTACCCTGACTGCAATACCGTCATGCAAGATAAAAAGGGGAAACCACAAAAGAAAACAGATGTTGCGATTTCAGACATTGAATGTCCAAACTGCAAAAATGGCAGACTAGTAAGACGTAAGGCAAAAAAGAAAGGATACTGGTGGGGTTGTAATCAATATCCTAATTGTAAAGCATCGTATGTAGATGGTCGAGGGAAACCTAAACTAGACACACCACAAAATAAGCGGGCTAATGAGGAAGTATAATGGCACTAACTAACGACGTTAGATTGATAGGTTATTGTGGAACATTCCCCAAAGTTAAAACCTATAAGGATGGTCGAAAAATTTGTCGCTTACCCGTTTACACTGAACACTGGTCATATCAGACTTGTGATGGCCAACGACAACAGATAAAAGAACTTCACTGGTGTGTATTTTTTGGTAGAAATGCGGAGCGTGCTGAGCAGTTGTTAATGAAAGGATCACAGATACATATTCGCGGGACTATCCATTATCACAAAAAAGCTGTTGCTGATCGTGTTGAGGTCATGCCACAAATATTAGTAGATGAATTCATGATCAGCACTAAAGCAACGGTCACTAAAGAACTATATGATTATATTTTTAATGAAGAAAATACAAAGAAAGAATCTCAGATAAACAATGAAAAAGCCTAGTATTTATAGGGAAATTTGGTATAATTAAATCATTCAAAGTAATACTGACGAGTGGCTGAGATGCCACGAAACACTGAAGCTTAGCAGAAGTGTCTATTACTCAAGTCACATGCCGTCCTATGCGTCGTGAGCCTAACGAAAGTTAGCAGGACCCCAAAAGATTCTCATTCAAGTAGCACAAACAGTGTTCTAAAAGTTCTGGTCAGCTATGCCCACCACTTTCGAGTAAAAGAACGATGAATGACAATCCTTTTCAATCAACACCTATCGTCATGGTAAGTTTTACCGCAGATAGATTTGATTGCTCCTCGTATCGATATTCTCGATATCCCATCATATTATTAGTGCTATCACTAATCCTATTTCTATTATTACAGCTCAATAGATATCAAGAGTAGATTCATGTTTCATGAAACAACCTATTGCTAGCGCTTGATACCGTTGAATAATAGAAAGCAACAACAATGTTTAATAACATTTTGTTTAAAATCAGCTAATTGTTGCCTTTGTGGCAATTGTTCTTTAACAATTTGGCTTATGCGTGAAGGGCGTCGGCTTGGCATAAATGAGTTTAATCCCAAAGGGGAAAGTATAGCTTTTCCCCTGGGAAAAGTTAGCTTTCTTCTATTTTTTTAACTACAGGAGAAAATCTAATGGATAAATCAAATTCAATAAAAATGCCAAGCGGCATGCAAGAGAGACTGCAATTAAGAGCAAATTCTCAATCAAAAATTGAAAAAGTTACTGATAAATCACTATCAGAGTCTATTTCACAATTGACAAAAATGAATGCCCATCAATTAAGACAGTTAAAAATTCATCGTAATGGTGAATTTGCAACATGTGATGGTAGCAAGGAGGCTTTAGACATAGTTAATCATGTCAAAAGTGTTCTGCGTTCACGAGGGTTTGGTTGTTATGCGCTACATAACCACATCTGGATTGTACCTTTCGTGCATGAAAGCATTCATATTCCAGACTTTGAAAAGGCAAAAACTGTTTTGCCTGATCTAAAGGCAGATTTGTTGGGAAAGGCATTTCCAAATCAAGTTTGCGAGGAAAACGTAGATAAGCAAAAAACTAAGGCCAGCCTAGCTAAATCGATTAATTCGATAATTGGGTTGGTTGGTGTTTTAGCTTCTACATTAACTTTTTTGGTTTATCGTGCAATGAACGCCCGATAATACGTTGTGTCCTATACCCACTGGGGAAATCAATCTTTCCCAATGGGTAGGATCGGATTTCTCTTGGGTTTTTTAACTTAAAGGAGAAGCCGATGTTCAACAAAATCAACTCACATCATGAAACGAAACCAAAGGTTCGAGATATTGGTCAGCCACATACAGGCCCATATCAAACCTTAATGAAACTCTTGTATAACAGGATTCGTTACTTAAATGTCAATAAGCAACTGAGTAGTAAAGTTATCGCAACACATGTTGATGGTTATATTACAACTCTAACGTCTGATTATAGTTTTCTACGAAGTTATGCCAATACCATGGGTGTGACTAAGTGGAAACTTTATATCAAAAAGAACTGGCATGGTCTTGGAAAAGACTTCACTAGTGCTGAGTTATTAAGAGCGTGCTTTAGAGCGGCATTAACTTACGATCTGTCAAGAGAGTTCAACCTGGTTTTTGATGGGAGGTGTGTACTATGAGCACTTACTCATCAAAAGTCGCGAAGGAAGCTCGACAGTTTTCTGGTAGTGGAACTTGGTATAAACATGCTTTGGGCATAGTTTTTACTGATGGCATTCACTGGTTACGAGAGCAACTCGATTGCTATTGGTTAATTGATGATATTGCAATTCTTTCTAGGAAGTTTTGGAAAGATGAGTCATTTATAACTGCTGATTTTAAGCAGGATGATGAGTCCGTATTGAAGCTAACTGATGGCAATAATCGTTTACTTCACCAGTTTCAGTATTGCTTTGCCGATCTAGAAATCGATAAACAAGCATTATCTCAAGCGGATTTAGATCCATTCTTGAGGTTATTCCTGGTTTACGATGGTGGATTTGATAAGCATGTATTGTTACTTCCAAGTGAATATTAATGATGTAGTAGCAACTTTGTTATCAACCCAAGGGGAATCCTGGTGCTTCCTCTTGGAGGCACAGTGATTCTTCCTGTTTAACTAAATGGAGAACGTGATGGATAAAAACGTTGATATTGACTGGGAATCTGTGGAGAAAGAACTTGAGCAAGCAATTGATAAAATCCAATATCTTGATTTAACAATTGAAATAGTAGGTAATTGGTTATGGCTTTCGGGTAAAACCAAACCCTACGCTCATGATCTGCGTGAGGCTGGATATCAGTGGTCTAAAACTAAAAATCGTTGGTTTTATAGACCAAAATGCCTACCTTATCGTGCGAAGAGCGATCGTGATATTTCTATGGAGCAAATCCGAGCTTATTACGGTAGCCATGTTCTGAATTCTGCGACCCACTAATTCACACTTTAACCCTGGTTGGGAGTAACAAGTCCAACCGGACACGTTATTTCCTTCTAATTATCTTAGGAGAATCATTATGTATGAAAACACAGTAAAACTTGTTGGTTTTGTTGGTCAAGTGACCAATTATAACAATGAAGGTAAAAAGCCGTTTACCAAATTAACTTTGGCAACTACTAAAAGCTATACCAATATGGATGGCGAAAAAGTAGAAAAAACGGCTTGGCACACATTACGATGCTTCGGAAAACTGGCTGAATCGGTTAAAACCCGGGTCAACAAGGGAAGCTATTTATCTGTTGAAGGAGAACTTGAATATGATGAATGGCAAACTGAATCTGGTGAAAAACGAACATCAACTGTAATCAGCGTCAAAAAACTTTACCTACTCATCGACCCCAAGCAACAAGCTTGGAAAGATGGGTCAAATCAGTCATAACTGACACTTGCTGGATGTTAACATTTAACCCTAATGGGGATAGTCTCCCCAATAGGGGTGACTATCGCCTTTTAAATCTGGAGATAGCACATGAATAATGTTAATCAACGTATACCACTTGAAATGAGCATGCATAACCTTGATGTAGAGCTGTCTAAATTGTTTGAACTAACTTCATCTATGGATGAATCTGACAAAATTTACTTAAAAGAATTATCTTTAAGGTTGAACAGTTTGTCTGAACAGTTAAATCAACCAAGATCCTATATCTATGAACCAACTCATTTTTAGGCGCGCATAGCCAAATAAACATATAGAAGGCGAGTTAGCTCGCCTTCTTTTTTATCTAGCCTGCTGGAGATTTTAAACATGAACACAGAAAATGAATTTAGTATTGAAGAAAATTTATTGATAGCTCAAGCATCCTTGACCCAGATATTAGAACAATTAACTCGTGATGGATTCGATAATTTTTCCACAGAGGAGGAGCAGCTTGGTTTGTTCAAAGACGCTATTCAAAAAATAGCCACATCACGGCATAGGCTTTTAAATGTAAAAGAGGCTATAACTTTGTCTCAGGTGCTGTTATTTACAGGTTTTACATCTGATGTCTAACCCGTTTAATTTGCGGAGTGTAAGCATTTGCTCAAGTCATAACACCTTAAAAACTCTATTTGCCACACCCATCAATGTGGTAAATTAATAATCACCGAGGAGTGTCACCAATCATGACTATTGATTTTATTACCAGAAAACTAAAGCGAAATATCATTTCCATATTAAAAACCAAAAATATGAGCATAGAAACGTTAGCAAGATATATTGGCGTTGACTTTGATCCATTCCTAGCAATGTTAAATAATGGCATACCAACAAAGCAGTTAAATGATATCATGGCCGTGCTATGCATTTCATACGATGATTTGCTGGAACCGCGTAGCATAGGAAATGGCTATAGACCAAACCCAAAAAATTTCACACAAGTGCCAATCATACCTGAAGATTTATTTTTTGGTGATATTACTCCAACAGACTTTCTTAGTTTCAAGTCAAACGACTACTTATTAATTGATGTTGAATCAAAAGATAATATTGCAGCCATCCAGATAGAAAATTCTAGGTTGCTTTTTCTTGGTGATACACCACGACCAAGATTTGCTATCATTACGCCAGGACATTCAAAATCTGAAAATAATTTCTTTATATCACCTTCGGAAAAAATATTTTTTACAGATCACGCGGCAAGTACTATCAATTCAGATTA contains:
- a CDS encoding single-stranded DNA-binding protein: MALTNDVRLIGYCGTFPKVKTYKDGRKICRLPVYTEHWSYQTCDGQRQQIKELHWCVFFGRNAERAEQLLMKGSQIHIRGTIHYHKKAVADRVEVMPQILVDEFMISTKATVTKELYDYIFNEENTKKESQINNEKA
- a CDS encoding DNA topoisomerase 3 is translated as MTTLYICEKPSQARDIARVVGAHERQEGYIQGDDIKVTWCLGHLLELAPPDSYCENIKPWRMDVLPILPKEWQLIPNKKTKSQLSIIKKLLKQSDCVIIATDADREGDVIGRELLDYFHYDGEVKRLWLSALDDSSIMKALSNIRSGDSTYPLYLAGLGRQRADWAIGMNMTMATSCLYGIRGQGVLSVGRVQTPALGLIVKRDLEIENFKPKDYFDLHALFNSANGEFNAKWIVPEDLSDEEGRCLNKSNVDTIINKLNGESGVVKHFSNIDKKTSPPTCFSLSGLQKLCSSKLGLTAKQTLQIAQSLYEKHKATTYPRTDSGYLPEEQFSDASNILETLSNTDESIKELINECDASLKSPTWNDKKVTAHHGIIPTNHSNIALSDMSEDEFKVYDLIRRYYIAQFLGNYEYQQRRVEVDCAGEVFKSSYNEPLKPGWKRALNIEQIEDGNEENGTTIPFLKEDQSVDLKSTDIKAKQTKPPSRFTEGTLISSMKNIAKFVNEPEMKKILRDTSGIGTEATRADIIEKLINRGFIERKKKQLISTKRGRSLIDIVPEQMKNPATTALWEQELDNIAEGKGELSEFLLDQEEVLEFMLEDLSSMRELKAKTFDTGVIHPCPKCKSPLIKRKGKNGYFWGCSRYPDCNTVMQDKKGKPQKKTDVAISDIECPNCKNGRLVRRKAKKKGYWWGCNQYPNCKASYVDGRGKPKLDTPQNKRANEEV
- the ssb gene encoding single-stranded DNA-binding protein, giving the protein MYENTVKLVGFVGQVTNYNNEGKKPFTKLTLATTKSYTNMDGEKVEKTAWHTLRCFGKLAESVKTRVNKGSYLSVEGELEYDEWQTESGEKRTSTVISVKKLYLLIDPKQQAWKDGSNQS